The following are encoded together in the Pleurocapsa sp. FMAR1 genome:
- a CDS encoding NAD(P)H-quinone oxidoreductase subunit J, translating into MVEEKKENQNPDKEVAASEIVTAGQTSSWLTENGFDNEALNPDTSNIEMIKVDADLLLPIATALYAYGYNYLQCQGAYDLGPGKELVSFYHLIKVDDDVEQAEEVRLKVFLPRDNPQVPSVYWIWKAADWQERESYDMFGIVYEGHPNLKRILMNEDWVGWPLRKDYISPEFFELQDAY; encoded by the coding sequence GTGGTTGAAGAAAAGAAAGAGAATCAAAATCCTGATAAAGAGGTGGCAGCCTCAGAAATAGTTACTGCAGGTCAGACTTCTAGCTGGCTAACTGAAAATGGTTTTGATAACGAGGCTTTAAATCCTGACACCTCTAATATTGAAATGATTAAGGTAGATGCAGATTTATTGTTGCCTATTGCCACTGCTTTATATGCTTATGGTTATAACTACCTCCAGTGTCAAGGGGCTTATGATTTAGGACCAGGCAAAGAACTAGTTAGCTTTTATCATTTAATTAAAGTTGACGATGATGTAGAGCAAGCCGAAGAAGTTCGTCTAAAAGTCTTTTTGCCGAGAGATAATCCTCAAGTTCCTTCAGTTTACTGGATTTGGAAGGCAGCAGACTGGCAAGAGCGGGAAAGCTATGATATGTTCGGTATTGTCTACGAAGGTCATCCTAATCTCAAGCGTATTTTGATGAACGAAGATTGGGTTGGTTGGCCTTTGAGAAAAGACTATATATCCCCTGAATTTTTTGAGTTACAGGATGCTTATTAA
- a CDS encoding PHP domain-containing protein, with product MVAMYPFKPKTQDTVYLKSVWETISYVSCPYAFNFHMHTTASDGRLTPLSLVQQAIAIGLQGFAITDHHSVSGYRQAEQYLSDLGFKSKVENLPHLWTGVEITSKLLEVEVHILGYGFDPEHPSLELYLQGEKPLGKDAAAKQVIDCLHQAGGLVVLAHPERYRRSGNRLIPAVAELEIDGVETYYAYDNPKIWRPSPNKTKNVQELAKKHNLYSTCGTDTHGLSLLQRI from the coding sequence ATGGTTGCTATGTATCCTTTCAAACCAAAAACACAGGACACTGTTTACCTCAAGAGTGTCTGGGAAACTATTAGCTATGTTAGTTGTCCCTATGCTTTTAACTTTCATATGCACACCACTGCTTCAGATGGTAGACTAACACCATTATCCCTGGTGCAACAGGCGATCGCTATTGGACTTCAAGGTTTTGCGATTACAGACCATCATTCGGTTAGCGGCTATCGACAAGCCGAACAATATCTTTCAGATCTAGGCTTTAAAAGTAAAGTAGAAAACCTGCCTCATTTATGGACAGGGGTAGAAATTACATCCAAGCTGTTAGAGGTAGAAGTACATATATTGGGTTATGGCTTCGATCCCGAACATCCTTCTTTAGAGCTATATCTTCAAGGAGAAAAGCCTTTAGGCAAAGATGCAGCAGCTAAACAGGTAATTGATTGTCTTCACCAAGCTGGAGGCTTAGTGGTACTAGCTCATCCAGAACGCTATCGCCGTTCTGGAAACCGATTAATTCCAGCAGTTGCCGAATTAGAAATTGATGGTGTAGAAACTTACTATGCTTATGATAATCCTAAAATCTGGAGACCTAGCCCCAATAAAACTAAAAACGTGCAAGAATTAGCTAAAAAACACAATCTCTATAGTACCTGTGGCACTGATACTCATGGATTAAGTCTATTACAAAGAATATAG
- a CDS encoding AEC family transporter: MTTLLPAVLPVGLIILIGFIVGRTLPLQRSTLSQLTLYTLSPALVVDGLYRTKLSLASSSKLLLGFALTSITIYSLVWLVSRVFGLNPTLSRAITAIIMFPNNGNMGLPVATFALGAAGLDRAIIYMLGSSFLMFCFGPAIIRGNGVIEGFKLTLRLPLLWAILFGISLRLFSVKLPWELDKGIQQLGAAAIPIALILLGMQLSQTRFQPRIKEIVLAIARLAIAPLIAYCFGRLLQLDSLNLQVLILQSAMPTAVNSFVLVSEFGGDKDLVARAIVTSTLMSFVTLPIVLTVLMKIPQT, translated from the coding sequence ATGACGACCTTATTACCTGCTGTTTTACCTGTAGGCTTGATTATTTTAATTGGTTTTATCGTCGGTCGTACTTTACCATTACAGCGTTCAACTCTCTCCCAGTTAACTTTATATACTTTATCTCCAGCATTAGTAGTTGATGGACTTTATCGTACTAAGTTGTCTTTAGCAAGCTCAAGCAAACTATTGCTAGGATTTGCCCTAACCTCCATAACTATATACAGTCTTGTTTGGCTGGTTAGTAGAGTATTTGGCTTGAATCCAACCCTAAGCCGAGCAATTACCGCTATCATTATGTTTCCTAACAACGGCAATATGGGATTGCCTGTGGCGACTTTTGCTTTGGGTGCAGCAGGACTAGACAGGGCAATTATCTATATGCTGGGGTCTAGTTTTCTCATGTTTTGTTTTGGTCCTGCTATTATTCGCGGGAATGGCGTAATTGAAGGTTTTAAGTTAACTTTACGATTACCGTTGCTTTGGGCAATTTTATTTGGCATTAGCCTGAGATTATTTTCAGTTAAACTACCCTGGGAATTGGATAAAGGTATTCAGCAGTTAGGTGCAGCAGCAATTCCTATTGCCTTGATTTTACTAGGAATGCAATTATCTCAGACTCGTTTCCAACCAAGAATTAAAGAAATTGTACTTGCTATTGCCCGCTTAGCCATTGCTCCTCTGATTGCTTATTGTTTTGGCAGGTTACTACAGCTAGATAGTTTAAATTTACAGGTACTAATTTTGCAAAGTGCCATGCCTACGGCAGTTAATTCTTTTGTGCTGGTAAGCGAGTTTGGTGGCGATAAAGATTTGGTTGCTAGGGCAATTGTTACATCCACCCTGATGAGTTTTGTTACCTTACCTATAGTCTTGACAGTGTTGATGAAAATACCTCAGACATAA
- a CDS encoding DUF4278 domain-containing protein — MKLQFRGKTYEAPHLEWDVSEGEVGGLYRGKPWKVHHLTEKHRHSNKPTGLTYRGVHYTKG; from the coding sequence ATGAAGCTACAATTTAGAGGAAAAACTTATGAAGCTCCCCATTTAGAATGGGATGTAAGTGAAGGTGAAGTTGGTGGACTCTATCGTGGTAAGCCTTGGAAAGTTCATCATTTAACAGAAAAGCACCGTCATAGCAACAAACCAACAGGATTAACCTATCGAGGAGTCCATTACACTAAAGGCTAG
- the coaE gene encoding dephospho-CoA kinase (Dephospho-CoA kinase (CoaE) performs the final step in coenzyme A biosynthesis.), giving the protein MKNSASRLIGLTGGIATGKTTVSNYLAEKYNLPVLDADIYAREAVAKNSPILQTIFAHYGERVKLADDDLDRSSLGEIVFNDLQEKQWLESQIHPYVRDRFQQELHYTLNNTIVLAIPLLFEAKLTDTVTEIWVVSCDRALQITRLQQRNHLTLEQAQSRIDNQLPLVEKVAAADVVLHNNADLADLYAQVDTAINKKDSFQ; this is encoded by the coding sequence ATGAAAAATTCAGCCAGCAGACTTATTGGACTAACAGGAGGAATTGCCACAGGAAAAACTACTGTATCGAATTACTTGGCAGAGAAATATAATTTGCCTGTATTGGATGCAGATATTTATGCAAGGGAAGCCGTAGCAAAAAATTCACCTATTTTACAGACTATTTTTGCTCATTATGGTGAGAGGGTAAAGTTAGCTGATGACGATCTCGATCGCTCTAGTTTAGGAGAAATTGTTTTCAATGATCTTCAAGAAAAGCAGTGGCTAGAAAGCCAAATCCATCCCTATGTTCGCGATCGCTTTCAGCAAGAATTGCACTATACTTTAAATAATACAATCGTGTTAGCTATACCTTTGTTGTTTGAAGCCAAGCTCACAGATACGGTGACAGAAATCTGGGTAGTTAGTTGCGATCGCGCTTTACAAATTACCCGCCTACAGCAGCGCAATCATTTAACTCTAGAGCAAGCTCAATCGAGAATTGACAACCAACTTCCTCTGGTAGAAAAGGTTGCAGCAGCAGACGTTGTTTTACATAATAATGCCGATCTAGCTGATTTATATGCTCAAGTAGATACTGCAATTAATAAAAAGGATTCTTTTCAGTAA
- a CDS encoding flavin reductase family protein, whose protein sequence is MLDQQAKKTMLRKIPHGLYICGVKEGDEMNGFTVSWLMQSSFEPPLVVNCVKKGTVSHKMIENTQVFSISFLEAGQKDLAASFFKPKSRVGNKFEDVEFYEGEETGCPIIKDSLGYIECKVVGTVEQGDHTVYVGEVIASGIHRQGDQLLLSSTGWEYGG, encoded by the coding sequence TTGTTAGACCAACAGGCAAAAAAAACAATGTTACGCAAAATCCCTCATGGATTATACATCTGTGGCGTTAAAGAAGGGGATGAAATGAATGGTTTTACAGTTAGCTGGTTGATGCAATCATCCTTTGAACCGCCTTTGGTAGTTAATTGCGTCAAGAAAGGCACTGTTTCCCATAAAATGATCGAAAATACCCAAGTATTCAGCATCAGCTTTTTAGAAGCAGGACAAAAAGACTTAGCGGCATCTTTCTTTAAACCCAAATCCCGCGTGGGTAACAAATTTGAGGATGTGGAATTTTATGAAGGAGAAGAAACAGGCTGTCCGATTATTAAAGACTCTCTGGGTTACATTGAATGTAAAGTAGTCGGCACAGTCGAACAAGGAGATCACACCGTATATGTCGGCGAGGTAATTGCTTCTGGTATTCATCGCCAAGGCGATCAATTGTTGTTATCTAGTACTGGTTGGGAATATGGTGGTTAA
- a CDS encoding PIN/TRAM domain-containing protein, translating to MVDAIIIIICIIAAVNIGFDGLQLLPPDILQGVSNIEALRFVIAGFAAIIGLGIGVAVQTTYRRLEQQIRSTRIEIIITRAIGLVMGLLVANLMLAPMFLLPIPKELSFFKPTVAVLGSVMFSYLGISLADTHGRTFLRLINPNSIESMLVAEGTLEAMPAKVLDTSCIIDGRVEELLKTGFLEGQILIPQFVLQELQNLADSSNSQKRIRGRRGLDILNQMQEDYPNRIVINQADYEDIDTVDAKLVKLTQEISGTLLTNDYNLSKVANLQKVQILNINDLARSLRPVYLPGDNLELKILKQGKEPEQGIGYLEDGTMVVVEEGSDFVGGEIQAVVTSSLQTSAGRMIFAKPQSESESYSNAVG from the coding sequence ATGGTTGATGCCATCATAATTATCATTTGCATTATCGCTGCTGTAAACATCGGGTTTGATGGGTTACAGTTGCTTCCTCCTGATATCTTGCAAGGGGTATCAAATATCGAAGCCTTGCGCTTCGTGATTGCTGGCTTTGCTGCCATAATTGGTTTAGGCATTGGAGTTGCCGTACAGACTACCTATCGCCGTCTAGAGCAGCAGATTCGCAGCACTAGAATTGAGATTATCATTACCAGAGCGATCGGGCTAGTTATGGGTTTGCTGGTAGCCAACTTAATGCTGGCACCGATGTTCTTGTTACCCATACCCAAAGAACTAAGCTTCTTTAAACCTACTGTAGCGGTATTAGGTAGCGTCATGTTCTCTTATTTAGGTATTAGTTTAGCGGATACTCATGGACGTACCTTTTTACGCTTGATTAATCCTAATAGTATTGAATCAATGCTGGTAGCTGAAGGAACTTTAGAAGCTATGCCTGCCAAAGTTCTCGATACTAGCTGTATCATCGACGGCAGGGTGGAAGAACTGCTTAAAACTGGTTTTTTAGAAGGGCAGATACTTATTCCTCAGTTTGTGCTGCAAGAATTACAAAATCTGGCTGATTCTAGCAACTCCCAAAAGCGGATTCGTGGTAGACGAGGTTTAGATATTCTTAATCAGATGCAGGAAGACTACCCCAATCGCATTGTGATTAATCAAGCTGATTATGAGGATATCGATACGGTTGATGCCAAGCTAGTTAAATTGACTCAAGAAATTAGCGGCACTCTTTTGACCAACGACTATAACCTTAGTAAAGTTGCTAATCTACAAAAGGTACAAATTCTCAACATTAACGATCTTGCTCGTTCATTACGTCCTGTTTATCTTCCTGGGGATAATCTAGAGCTTAAAATACTTAAGCAAGGGAAAGAACCAGAACAGGGTATTGGCTATTTAGAAGACGGCACTATGGTTGTGGTAGAAGAAGGGAGTGATTTCGTCGGTGGAGAGATACAGGCAGTAGTGACATCTTCTTTACAAACCTCCGCAGGTAGAATGATTTTTGCTAAACCCCAGTCTGAATCGGAAAGCTATTCTAATGCAGTTGGTTAA
- the hemW gene encoding radical SAM family heme chaperone HemW has product MAKNISLTRLSLNSNLVATVLDLVPTAAYIHIPFCRRRCFYCDFPISVVGNSGGKSASIMLEEYIAALIKDIQSTPSTEEPLQTVFFGGGTPSLLSPQQLTQIIQAIASHFGIADNAEISMEIDPGTFDRHRLLGYLEAGLNRFSLGVQTFDEELLKVCGRSHTLADAMQAVEIIKQLEIDNFSLDLISGLPHQTLEHCLKSLETAIAIAPKHLSCYDLVLEPVTAFGKQYQPGETPLPNDDDAAQMYRLTQATLTKAGYQHYEISNYAQPGYQCRHNRVYWENKPYYGFGMGAASYVAGKRFSRPRTRREYYAWLETGSIVDAPEISATDYILETLMLGLRLAEGIDLEQFEPDILKKIWSCIKPYYRQGWIEILDNQEQLIDLKDRNSLFPLPGRVRLSDPEGFLFSNTVLASLFEKLA; this is encoded by the coding sequence ATGGCTAAAAATATATCTTTAACCAGACTTAGTTTAAATTCTAATTTAGTAGCCACTGTATTAGATCTAGTTCCTACTGCTGCTTATATTCATATTCCTTTTTGTCGTCGTCGCTGCTTTTACTGCGATTTTCCAATTTCAGTGGTGGGAAATTCGGGGGGGAAATCCGCATCTATTATGCTAGAAGAATATATTGCTGCCTTAATCAAAGATATTCAATCAACACCATCAACCGAAGAACCTCTACAAACAGTTTTTTTTGGTGGTGGCACGCCTTCTTTATTATCTCCACAGCAGCTAACACAAATTATACAGGCGATCGCATCCCATTTTGGTATTGCTGATAACGCCGAAATATCAATGGAAATCGATCCAGGTACTTTTGATCGCCATAGATTATTAGGATATTTAGAAGCAGGGCTAAATCGCTTTAGTTTGGGAGTGCAGACTTTTGATGAGGAGTTGCTCAAAGTTTGTGGGCGTTCTCATACTTTAGCTGATGCAATGCAGGCTGTAGAAATAATTAAACAGCTAGAAATTGATAACTTCAGCTTAGATTTAATTTCAGGTTTACCCCATCAAACCTTAGAACATTGCCTGAAATCTTTAGAAACGGCAATTGCGATCGCGCCTAAGCATCTTTCCTGTTACGATCTAGTACTTGAACCAGTTACTGCCTTCGGCAAACAATATCAGCCAGGAGAAACCCCCTTACCTAATGATGATGACGCTGCCCAGATGTATCGGCTGACTCAAGCGACTTTAACCAAGGCAGGATACCAGCACTACGAGATATCCAATTATGCTCAACCTGGTTATCAGTGTCGTCATAATCGAGTGTATTGGGAAAATAAACCTTATTATGGCTTTGGTATGGGTGCAGCTAGCTACGTTGCAGGGAAAAGATTTTCTCGCCCTCGAACTCGCCGAGAATACTATGCTTGGTTGGAAACAGGATCAATTGTAGATGCACCAGAAATATCTGCCACAGACTATATACTTGAAACTTTAATGCTAGGTTTGCGTTTAGCAGAAGGTATTGATTTAGAACAATTTGAACCAGATATCTTAAAAAAAATCTGGTCTTGCATTAAGCCATATTATCGTCAGGGATGGATAGAAATATTAGATAATCAAGAACAATTGATTGATTTAAAAGATCGAAATTCACTGTTTCCGTTGCCAGGAAGAGTTCGCCTTAGCGATCCTGAAGGATTTCTCTTTTCCAATACTGTTCTTGCTAGCCTATTTGAGAAATTAGCATAA
- a CDS encoding ImmA/IrrE family metallo-endopeptidase, with protein sequence MGLIKSLTTENRQRLEAIASKKRSMLGFKAFETLPATILAKHFEAEVFTAETFPNADSESIKLLSDPDKNWSAGIIRQNPLWIVHNSRHVPVRQQSNLMHEFAHIILKHKMVDRDPKTGLFQRRQQDEDEATYLGGCLQIPRHGLLWAVQKKMTVFQIALQFNSSEAMVRFRGNVNGISLGDRYRIV encoded by the coding sequence GTGGGATTAATTAAAAGTTTAACGACTGAAAACCGACAAAGATTAGAAGCGATCGCATCTAAAAAGCGCAGTATGTTGGGTTTCAAAGCTTTTGAGACGTTACCAGCCACAATTTTAGCCAAGCATTTTGAAGCAGAAGTTTTTACTGCTGAAACATTTCCTAATGCCGACTCAGAATCTATTAAGTTACTCAGCGATCCTGATAAAAACTGGTCAGCAGGAATTATTCGTCAAAATCCATTATGGATCGTTCACAATTCTCGTCATGTGCCTGTACGTCAGCAATCCAATCTTATGCACGAATTCGCTCACATAATACTCAAACACAAAATGGTAGACAGAGATCCAAAAACAGGACTTTTTCAACGCCGTCAACAAGACGAAGATGAGGCAACATATCTAGGTGGATGTTTGCAGATTCCCAGACATGGTTTATTGTGGGCAGTACAAAAAAAGATGACCGTATTTCAAATTGCTTTGCAATTTAACTCTAGCGAAGCAATGGTAAGGTTTCGTGGTAATGTTAATGGAATTTCTTTAGGCGATCGCTACAGAATCGTATAA
- a CDS encoding helix-turn-helix domain-containing protein produces the protein MGSYLDIERLASLVRSKRGSRGLRETAKEIGNVSPSTISRVENGKTPDMDTFLAICDWLEVPLNELIKDTEEENIETAEAISIQLRADKNLDPAIANALASLVKAAYKDLSQNKDEKE, from the coding sequence ATGGGAAGTTATCTAGATATCGAAAGATTAGCTAGCCTAGTGCGTAGTAAGCGTGGTTCTCGCGGTTTACGAGAAACAGCAAAAGAAATTGGCAATGTTAGCCCTTCAACTATTTCGCGGGTAGAAAATGGCAAAACTCCTGACATGGATACATTTTTAGCTATTTGTGACTGGCTAGAAGTGCCATTGAATGAGCTAATCAAGGATACAGAGGAAGAGAACATAGAAACTGCTGAAGCTATTTCAATTCAACTACGTGCCGATAAAAACCTCGATCCTGCGATCGCTAATGCTTTAGCGTCTTTAGTTAAAGCAGCATACAAAGACTTATCCCAAAATAAAGATGAAAAGGAATAA
- a CDS encoding pPIWI_RE module domain-containing protein: MNLAENPFADLKIAVLMFPYSREVRDFCNDIQRVLRKKEKEPFPYRQLNNGLLACSSTLTYGFEWLETIDYVRQYRALAVGKSENILDNIPTPQQIHDLIFTWAQTWTRQFLNRRGNKDEIESVCDRFLDAVDIFPEDWQWEYIQPATLIEDINSNNGLGYQAIPSLLATLLHEKTITIKLENIEQKIIWRKVQNGCSGKTGLHLVSQPFKVNYIEKNDRDGTVKEQEGYYAYTLNLYLHTQAGRFNDRGNLKPWIFLHLGCQRYADEPLVKHNFGRNISVLIGMNTARIDNYPTDSILVKLTTDRDNVKQWQEQLPDLLAAFKARPLIKPQEIFNNPKKYGNLDNAKKWSNDEYYLIHTEGYKYREEGQKSGGHGHHIDTGFSLKERADITSKVLQLLNCTLIADKPMECDIKAPTGKKMPLAMRDYDYLGKSLLPSALSKHSEEEQQEKVKEKQTIIVNAIKRASNNNPIYLFVIYREEHTKRLVNQQLR, from the coding sequence ATGAATTTAGCGGAAAACCCATTTGCTGATTTAAAAATTGCCGTGTTAATGTTTCCTTATTCTAGGGAGGTTCGAGATTTTTGTAACGATATCCAAAGAGTACTACGTAAAAAAGAGAAAGAACCTTTTCCTTATCGACAATTAAATAATGGTTTACTTGCCTGTAGTTCAACTTTGACTTATGGTTTTGAATGGTTAGAAACCATAGATTATGTTCGTCAATATCGCGCATTAGCTGTTGGTAAATCTGAAAATATTTTAGACAATATACCCACACCACAACAGATACACGATCTGATTTTTACTTGGGCGCAAACTTGGACAAGACAATTTTTAAATAGGCGAGGTAATAAAGATGAGATCGAATCAGTATGCGATCGCTTTTTAGATGCTGTTGATATTTTCCCCGAAGATTGGCAATGGGAATATATTCAACCAGCAACTTTAATCGAAGATATTAATTCTAATAACGGTTTGGGATATCAGGCGATTCCCAGTTTACTTGCGACTTTATTACACGAAAAAACTATTACTATCAAGTTAGAAAATATAGAGCAAAAAATTATTTGGCGTAAAGTACAAAACGGTTGTTCGGGTAAAACGGGATTACATTTAGTCAGTCAGCCTTTTAAAGTTAACTATATCGAAAAAAATGATCGGGATGGAACGGTTAAAGAACAAGAAGGTTATTATGCCTATACCCTAAATTTATATTTACATACTCAAGCAGGAAGATTTAATGATCGAGGTAATTTAAAGCCTTGGATATTTTTACACCTCGGTTGTCAAAGATACGCCGATGAACCTTTAGTAAAACATAATTTTGGGCGAAATATTTCTGTCTTAATAGGAATGAATACCGCCCGTATAGATAACTATCCTACTGATTCAATTTTAGTTAAGTTGACTACCGATCGCGATAATGTTAAACAATGGCAAGAACAGTTACCAGATTTGCTAGCTGCATTCAAAGCACGTCCTCTTATTAAGCCACAGGAAATATTCAACAATCCTAAAAAATATGGCAATTTAGATAATGCTAAAAAGTGGAGTAATGATGAATATTATCTTATTCATACTGAAGGCTACAAATACAGGGAAGAAGGGCAAAAAAGCGGCGGACACGGGCATCATATCGATACTGGTTTTAGTTTAAAAGAACGTGCAGATATTACTAGTAAAGTCTTGCAATTATTAAATTGCACATTAATTGCAGACAAACCAATGGAATGCGATATTAAAGCACCAACTGGTAAAAAAATGCCTTTGGCAATGCGCGATTATGATTATCTAGGTAAATCTTTATTGCCTTCTGCGCTATCAAAACATAGTGAAGAGGAACAACAAGAAAAAGTAAAGGAAAAACAGACTATTATCGTAAATGCTATTAAACGAGCCTCTAATAATAATCCAATTTATTTATTTGTAATTTATCGCGAAGAACACACTAAAAGATTAGTCAATCAGCAATTACGATAA
- a CDS encoding RNaseH domain-containing protein, with translation MLREGDCFPEHITVTDVLIEDSTLLERISVSGLSSVNRNFDQEIRKGHTKKRQAWQNFLKNNVLNKVKSKNDSSIFAIIEIGTIQKIKGVDPKQNIRGAVREACVLENINSQMLQTVKPTKKDDKVYSPQTKGRTLNAVLDVTLRHTGTLYGLPSEVYQLAKIPENIAHKLDIIAFCRVQKNNFIGRNQFQYAIAVRLSATGTVDVLLPNHKQWIPYTQAGIEIGKLFHEVRKARNTQGSDRKILEQVQMKGGDLVKFVADTLVNHLKNPTVVLIEADVWRNERSKNGSGNQAWFQLKNEYLLEQRDILNFSHVIGHNCQYKRDDEKLNNLLTVIRLRSGKETPQYVTNRQEWNEDSETKDFTQLSGFIDKTAPELLHYFSIGRIPSTQKGQNEPQARNLSKIEHQDDIYAANIAYKHQQMIEILPFFVRADLQTEKSLKALCRVPHYLRTSPAFTKGNIHQPYPMHLGIDLIQDLLCILDLDF, from the coding sequence TTGTTACGAGAGGGCGATTGCTTTCCAGAACATATTACCGTTACAGATGTTTTGATTGAAGACTCCACTCTTTTAGAAAGAATATCTGTAAGTGGCTTGTCTTCAGTCAACAGAAACTTCGATCAAGAAATAAGAAAAGGGCATACCAAAAAACGTCAGGCTTGGCAGAATTTTTTAAAGAATAATGTTCTCAACAAAGTAAAAAGTAAAAACGACTCAAGTATTTTTGCAATTATTGAAATAGGAACAATTCAAAAAATAAAAGGAGTAGACCCCAAACAAAACATTAGAGGTGCAGTACGAGAAGCTTGTGTCTTAGAAAATATCAATTCTCAGATGCTACAAACAGTAAAGCCAACCAAGAAAGATGATAAAGTTTATAGTCCACAAACAAAAGGAAGAACATTAAACGCTGTATTAGATGTAACTTTGCGCCATACAGGTACATTGTACGGTTTACCTTCAGAAGTTTACCAACTAGCAAAAATACCAGAAAATATTGCTCACAAATTAGATATAATTGCCTTTTGTCGAGTGCAAAAAAACAATTTTATCGGTAGAAATCAGTTTCAATATGCGATCGCAGTACGTCTTAGTGCTACAGGAACAGTAGACGTTTTGCTTCCTAACCATAAACAATGGATTCCTTATACACAAGCAGGAATAGAAATAGGAAAATTATTTCATGAAGTAAGAAAAGCGAGAAATACTCAAGGCAGCGATCGCAAAATATTAGAACAGGTTCAAATGAAGGGCGGAGATTTAGTAAAGTTTGTCGCCGATACATTGGTAAATCATTTAAAAAATCCTACTGTTGTTTTAATTGAAGCTGATGTTTGGCGTAACGAACGTAGCAAAAATGGAAGCGGTAATCAGGCTTGGTTTCAATTAAAAAATGAATATTTATTAGAGCAACGAGATATTTTAAACTTTAGTCATGTAATTGGTCACAACTGCCAATATAAAAGAGACGACGAAAAACTGAACAATTTGTTAACTGTAATTCGCCTTCGTAGCGGAAAGGAGACACCTCAGTATGTTACTAATAGACAGGAATGGAATGAAGATTCTGAAACCAAAGACTTTACTCAATTAAGTGGATTTATAGATAAAACAGCCCCAGAATTATTACATTATTTTTCAATAGGTAGAATACCTAGCACTCAAAAAGGGCAAAATGAACCCCAAGCTAGAAATTTGTCCAAAATAGAACATCAAGATGATATCTACGCAGCCAACATTGCTTACAAACATCAGCAAATGATTGAAATATTGCCCTTTTTTGTTCGCGCCGATCTTCAGACAGAAAAAAGCCTAAAAGCACTTTGTCGAGTACCACACTATTTAAGAACATCTCCCGCATTTACAAAAGGAAATATTCATCAACCATACCCAATGCACCTAGGAATTGATCTAATCCAAGATCTTCTATGTATTTTAGATTTGGATTTTTAG
- a CDS encoding response regulator — MEVTRNWEIITASSGQESLIKAIAKQPNLILLDVMMPVMDGLQTFSELQANFVTRSIPVILLTAKAQPAELRSFTQLQVSDVITKPYDPFNLADRIAKVLK; from the coding sequence TTGGAAGTAACTAGGAATTGGGAAATTATCACGGCAAGTTCGGGTCAAGAAAGCTTAATTAAAGCGATCGCCAAGCAGCCAAATTTAATTTTATTGGATGTGATGATGCCAGTTATGGATGGTTTGCAAACTTTTTCTGAACTACAGGCTAATTTTGTCACTCGCTCTATTCCCGTCATTTTATTAACGGCAAAAGCTCAACCAGCCGAACTAAGATCCTTTACTCAGCTTCAGGTGTCCGATGTAATTACTAAACCCTACGATCCATTTAATTTAGCAGACCGCATAGCTAAAGTTTTAAAGTAA